From Brassica oleracea var. oleracea cultivar TO1000 chromosome C3, BOL, whole genome shotgun sequence, a single genomic window includes:
- the LOC106331892 gene encoding uncharacterized protein LOC106331892 isoform X3 gives MAMIVGVYGPRNVCLGPNSSVLIEPNTIFVQSVKVKELDDSKSGLELFGFYTSPPLDVVVNWSESRLASVSHNSYKEWPYYLNKGASLNISYSVKPEGRSLRLVVDEGTDSYQLLEEHASQNTALSWNLIRGSGVIEVKISKSSSYYVAVANSNMKDVEVELDIDVRAILYDTKQSFYKCTFSNGECTFNEMCLVGNSIVLTSPAPRQGASVEEEWCIRFSYQPRWTSYVVGTGLVTCFMLVAIQLWKRLQCDGEERDQTQNDSARTRLLVNKDEDGSSMGSSNESFAADDADLEDFTGNEGEASNSTRRLCAICFDAKRDCFFLPCGHCVSCYQCGTKIAEAAGSCPVCRRTMKKVKRIYTV, from the exons ATGGCTATGATTGTTGGTGTTTACGGACCAAGAAATGTCTGTCTTGGACCCAACTCTTCTGTTCTTATTGAACCAAACACCATTTTTGTACAAAGCGTAAAG GTGAAAGAGTTAGATGATTCAAAATCTGGACTTGAGTTATTTGGGTTCTATACATCTCCTCCTCTTGATGTTGTAGTGAACTGGTCTGAATCTCGCTTGGCCTCTGTCTCACATAACTCTTACAAG GAATGGCCATACTATCTGAACAAAGGAGCTTCGTTGAATATTTCATATAGTGTCAAACCAGAAGGCCGTTCACTTCGGCTTGTGGTCGATGAAG GAACGGACTCTTATCAGTTGTTGGAGGAACATGCATCTCAGAACACAGCTCTCTCATGGAATCTGATTCGAG GTAGTGGTGTGATTGAAGTGAAGATAAGTAAGTCTTCAAGTTATTATGTGGCTGTGGCTAACTCCAACATGAAGGACGTAGAG GTGGAACTGGATATTGATGTGAGGGCAATCTTGTATGATACTAAACAATCATTCTACAAGTGTACCTTCAGCAACGGCGAGTGCACATTCAATGAAATGTGCCTTGTTGGAAACTCTATTGTCTTAACTTCACCAGCACCAAGACAG GGAGCATCAGTTGAAGAAGAATGGTGTATCAGGTTCTCATATCAACCTAGATGGACTTCTTATGTAGTCGGCACAG GTTTGGTGACTTGCTTCATGCTGGTAGCTATACAACTCTGGAAAAGGTTACAGTGTGATGGTGAAGAGAGAGATCAAACCCAAAATGATTCAGCGAGAACACGACTACTTGTAAACAAAGATGAAGATGGTTCAAGCATGGGTTCGTCTAATGAGTCTTTTGCAGCAGATGATGCTGATCTTGAAGACTTTACGGGTAATGAGGGTGAAGCAAGTAATAGCACTAGACGTCTCTGTGCCATTTGTTTTGATGCTAAACGAGATTGCTTTTTCCTCCCATGTGGTCATTGCGTCTCTTGTTATCAGTGTGGAACAAA GATAGCAGAAGCTGCTGGGAGTTGTCCAGTCTGTAGAAGGACGATGAAGAAGGTGAAGCGAATTTATACAGTATAA
- the LOC106333439 gene encoding gibberellin 2-beta-dioxygenase 1-like translates to MTCDVLEMMTDGLGIKPRNTHSKLVSGENTDSIFRLNHYPPCPLINNNNTNGSNIVIGFGEHTDPQIISVLRSNNTCGLQINLSDGSWISVPSDPSSFFFNVSDSLQVLTNGRFKSVKHRVLANSRKSRVSMIYFAGPSLTQRIAPLTCLIDNEDESLYEEFTWSEYKNSTYNSRLSDNRLQPFEKKAVSLND, encoded by the exons ATGACATGCGATGTTTTGGAGATGATGACTGATGGGTTAGGGATCAAACCGAGGAACACACATAGCAAGCTTGTCTCTGGTGAAAACACTGACTCCATATTCAGGCTTAATCACTATCCACCATGCCCTCTTATCAACAACAATAATACCAATGGTAGCAACATTGTGATCGGTTTTGGCGAACACACCGATCCTCAGATCATCTCTGTCTTAAGATCTAATAACACTTGCGGTCTCCAAATCAATCTATCTGACGGCTCCTGGATTTCTGTCCCTTCAGATCCCTCCTCCTTCTTCTTCAACGTCTCCGACTCTCTCCAG GTGTTGACAAATGGGAGGTTTAAGAGCGTTAAGCATAGGGTATTAGCGAACAGCAGGAAATCTAGGGTTTCTATGATTTACTTCGCTGGACCTTCGTTAACTCAGAGAATCGCTCCCTTGACTTGTCTCATTGACAATGAAGACGAGAGTTTGTACGAAGAGTTCACTTGGTCTGAATATAAAAACTCTACCTATAACTCTAGATTGTCTGATAATAGGCTTCAGCCATTTGAAAAGAAAGCTGTATCATTGAATGATTGA
- the LOC106333440 gene encoding gibberellin 2-beta-dioxygenase 1-like, protein MTVSSKLVEVPKSGFSSIPVIDISDPESKHDMEKACEDFGFFKVINHSVSSELVSVLDHEAVEFFSLPTSQKTQVAGYPFGYGKRAIGRSGDVGWVEYLLMNANLDFGSHPFPPGLLQNPETFRLDST, encoded by the coding sequence ATGACGGTATCGTCTAAACTGGTCGAAGTACCAAAATCCGGATTTTCTTCAATCCCGGTTATAGATATCTCTGACCCGGAATCCAAACACGACATGGAAAAAGCCTGTGAAGACTTTGGATTCTTCAAGGTGATCAACCATAGCGTTTCTTCGGAGCTAGTCTCTGTTTTGGATCACGAGGCCGTCGAGTTCTTCTCATTGCCTACGTCCCAGAAAACCCAAGTCGCAGGTTATCCCTTTGGATACGGGAAGAGAGCGATTGGTCGCAGTGGGGACGTTGGTTGGGTTGAGTACTTGTTGATGAATGCTAATCTTGATTTCGGTTCCCATCCATTCCCTCCGGGTCTCTTGCAAAACCCCGAAACTTTCAGGTTGGACTCGACGTGA
- the LOC106331892 gene encoding uncharacterized protein LOC106331892 isoform X1 yields MDSAPPLLPYVSSSSSSNTEEEDVNQEFDPRFDHRYAGDLNRPDLGTASVAGVEQRVSCFAVVIIFWFFVSMAMIVGVYGPRNVCLGPNSSVLIEPNTIFVQSVKVKELDDSKSGLELFGFYTSPPLDVVVNWSESRLASVSHNSYKEWPYYLNKGASLNISYSVKPEGRSLRLVVDEGTDSYQLLEEHASQNTALSWNLIRGSGVIEVKISKSSSYYVAVANSNMKDVEVELDIDVRAILYDTKQSFYKCTFSNGECTFNEMCLVGNSIVLTSPAPRQGASVEEEWCIRFSYQPRWTSYVVGTGLVTCFMLVAIQLWKRLQCDGEERDQTQNDSARTRLLVNKDEDGSSMGSSNESFAADDADLEDFTGNEGEASNSTRRLCAICFDAKRDCFFLPCGHCVSCYQCGTKIAEAAGSCPVCRRTMKKVKRIYTV; encoded by the exons ATGGATTCAGCTCCTCCTCTTCTCCCCTATGTGTCTTCTTCTTCATCTTCTAATACAGAGGAAGAAGACGTTAACCAAGAATTTGATCCCCGGTTTGATCATCGGTATGCAGGGGATTTAAACCGGCCCGATCTTGGGACCGCTTCAGTGGCCGGTGTTGAACAACGCGTGTCCTGCTTCGCTGTGGTTATCATCTTCTGGTTCTTTG TGTCGATGGCTATGATTGTTGGTGTTTACGGACCAAGAAATGTCTGTCTTGGACCCAACTCTTCTGTTCTTATTGAACCAAACACCATTTTTGTACAAAGCGTAAAG GTGAAAGAGTTAGATGATTCAAAATCTGGACTTGAGTTATTTGGGTTCTATACATCTCCTCCTCTTGATGTTGTAGTGAACTGGTCTGAATCTCGCTTGGCCTCTGTCTCACATAACTCTTACAAG GAATGGCCATACTATCTGAACAAAGGAGCTTCGTTGAATATTTCATATAGTGTCAAACCAGAAGGCCGTTCACTTCGGCTTGTGGTCGATGAAG GAACGGACTCTTATCAGTTGTTGGAGGAACATGCATCTCAGAACACAGCTCTCTCATGGAATCTGATTCGAG GTAGTGGTGTGATTGAAGTGAAGATAAGTAAGTCTTCAAGTTATTATGTGGCTGTGGCTAACTCCAACATGAAGGACGTAGAG GTGGAACTGGATATTGATGTGAGGGCAATCTTGTATGATACTAAACAATCATTCTACAAGTGTACCTTCAGCAACGGCGAGTGCACATTCAATGAAATGTGCCTTGTTGGAAACTCTATTGTCTTAACTTCACCAGCACCAAGACAG GGAGCATCAGTTGAAGAAGAATGGTGTATCAGGTTCTCATATCAACCTAGATGGACTTCTTATGTAGTCGGCACAG GTTTGGTGACTTGCTTCATGCTGGTAGCTATACAACTCTGGAAAAGGTTACAGTGTGATGGTGAAGAGAGAGATCAAACCCAAAATGATTCAGCGAGAACACGACTACTTGTAAACAAAGATGAAGATGGTTCAAGCATGGGTTCGTCTAATGAGTCTTTTGCAGCAGATGATGCTGATCTTGAAGACTTTACGGGTAATGAGGGTGAAGCAAGTAATAGCACTAGACGTCTCTGTGCCATTTGTTTTGATGCTAAACGAGATTGCTTTTTCCTCCCATGTGGTCATTGCGTCTCTTGTTATCAGTGTGGAACAAA GATAGCAGAAGCTGCTGGGAGTTGTCCAGTCTGTAGAAGGACGATGAAGAAGGTGAAGCGAATTTATACAGTATAA
- the LOC106331892 gene encoding uncharacterized protein LOC106331892 isoform X2, giving the protein MDPPPPHTFSGDLNRPDLGTASVAGVEQRVSCFAVVIIFWFFVSMAMIVGVYGPRNVCLGPNSSVLIEPNTIFVQSVKVKELDDSKSGLELFGFYTSPPLDVVVNWSESRLASVSHNSYKEWPYYLNKGASLNISYSVKPEGRSLRLVVDEGTDSYQLLEEHASQNTALSWNLIRGSGVIEVKISKSSSYYVAVANSNMKDVEVELDIDVRAILYDTKQSFYKCTFSNGECTFNEMCLVGNSIVLTSPAPRQGASVEEEWCIRFSYQPRWTSYVVGTGLVTCFMLVAIQLWKRLQCDGEERDQTQNDSARTRLLVNKDEDGSSMGSSNESFAADDADLEDFTGNEGEASNSTRRLCAICFDAKRDCFFLPCGHCVSCYQCGTKIAEAAGSCPVCRRTMKKVKRIYTV; this is encoded by the exons ATGGATCCACCTCCTCCTCACACATTCTCAG GGGATTTAAACCGGCCCGATCTTGGGACCGCTTCAGTGGCCGGTGTTGAACAACGCGTGTCCTGCTTCGCTGTGGTTATCATCTTCTGGTTCTTTG TGTCGATGGCTATGATTGTTGGTGTTTACGGACCAAGAAATGTCTGTCTTGGACCCAACTCTTCTGTTCTTATTGAACCAAACACCATTTTTGTACAAAGCGTAAAG GTGAAAGAGTTAGATGATTCAAAATCTGGACTTGAGTTATTTGGGTTCTATACATCTCCTCCTCTTGATGTTGTAGTGAACTGGTCTGAATCTCGCTTGGCCTCTGTCTCACATAACTCTTACAAG GAATGGCCATACTATCTGAACAAAGGAGCTTCGTTGAATATTTCATATAGTGTCAAACCAGAAGGCCGTTCACTTCGGCTTGTGGTCGATGAAG GAACGGACTCTTATCAGTTGTTGGAGGAACATGCATCTCAGAACACAGCTCTCTCATGGAATCTGATTCGAG GTAGTGGTGTGATTGAAGTGAAGATAAGTAAGTCTTCAAGTTATTATGTGGCTGTGGCTAACTCCAACATGAAGGACGTAGAG GTGGAACTGGATATTGATGTGAGGGCAATCTTGTATGATACTAAACAATCATTCTACAAGTGTACCTTCAGCAACGGCGAGTGCACATTCAATGAAATGTGCCTTGTTGGAAACTCTATTGTCTTAACTTCACCAGCACCAAGACAG GGAGCATCAGTTGAAGAAGAATGGTGTATCAGGTTCTCATATCAACCTAGATGGACTTCTTATGTAGTCGGCACAG GTTTGGTGACTTGCTTCATGCTGGTAGCTATACAACTCTGGAAAAGGTTACAGTGTGATGGTGAAGAGAGAGATCAAACCCAAAATGATTCAGCGAGAACACGACTACTTGTAAACAAAGATGAAGATGGTTCAAGCATGGGTTCGTCTAATGAGTCTTTTGCAGCAGATGATGCTGATCTTGAAGACTTTACGGGTAATGAGGGTGAAGCAAGTAATAGCACTAGACGTCTCTGTGCCATTTGTTTTGATGCTAAACGAGATTGCTTTTTCCTCCCATGTGGTCATTGCGTCTCTTGTTATCAGTGTGGAACAAA GATAGCAGAAGCTGCTGGGAGTTGTCCAGTCTGTAGAAGGACGATGAAGAAGGTGAAGCGAATTTATACAGTATAA